One segment of Solanum stenotomum isolate F172 chromosome 1, ASM1918654v1, whole genome shotgun sequence DNA contains the following:
- the LOC125869324 gene encoding acetyl-coenzyme A carboxylase carboxyl transferase subunit alpha, chloroplastic-like isoform X1, with protein sequence MASLSLAVGNCGKGRNAADLSSEFVPHLSLGSEFLTKRLYGLNFKDLGSPKVRTRKKFRIGAEIKKWKKQDYPWHGDIDPDTKTPLKYLSYFKPLDEKPKPVTLAFEKPLVNLEKQLIEVRRMAEDTGLDFTDQIYALEAKYQQALRDLYTHLTPIQRLQIARHPNRPTVLDHILNMTEKWVELHGDRAGYDDPAMVTGIGSIEGRSYLFIGHQKGRNTKENIMRNFAMPTPHGYRKALRMMKYADHHGFPIVTFVDTPGAFADLRSEELGQGEAIAYNLRAMFGLKVPIITVVTGEGGSGGALAIGCANKLLMLENSAFYVASPEACAAILWKSSQAAPKAAEKLRITAQEHYRLRIADGIIPEPLGGAHADPFWASQQIKHAILDAMVELGRMNSEQLLHQRMLKFRYIGGFQEGIQVEPERKRNMKPSEANTPPADLESELANLKKKILEAKGPSDPVTIQVLEKLQEELDNEMTKAFIAMGLEDKVESLKLELQRAPIPDQPLNKSLQEKADKIMQEFKQKLSQPGAYLGLKQKLYTVNMASRLIELKNKSEKIKTEVNQKIPTTVKAKIDRLKTASEKLRNGDSLDTDLVEEVEKAKKELEDVLRSANLEIVGTRKRTNVAVPPELEEEVAKVNAEIKEEMERAVTRSGLSEKIEELKAEIVKDSNSEKVIELETEIREGIAATLSVTPVKKKVESLREKLASLTKDDAESKVILENGRW encoded by the exons ATGGCCTCCTTATCTCTAGCAGTTGGGAATTGTGGAAAAGGTAGAAATGCAGCGGACCTGAGTTCTGAATTTGTGCCACACTTGTCTCTTGGGAGTGAGTTTCTTACCAAAAGGTTGTATGGCCTGAATTTTAAGGATTTGGGAAGTCCCAAAGTGAGGACGAGGAAGAAGTTTCGCATTGGTGCTGAAATAAAAAAGTGGAAGAAGCAGGATTACCCGTGGCATGGTGATATTGATCCAGACACTAAGACACCCTTAAAGTATCTTTCCTACTTTAAGCCTCTTGATGAGAAACCGAAACCAGTCACACTTGCCTTTGAGAAGCCATTGGTTAATTTAGAGAAGCAGCTTATTGAG GTACGTAGAATGGCCGAAGACACTGGACTAGATTTCACTGATCAGATTTATGCTTTGGAAGCTAAGTATCAACAG GCCCTGAGGGATTTGTACACTCATTTGACACCCATCCAACGGCTCCAAATTGCTCGACACCCTAATAGACCAACTGTTCTAGATCATATACTAAATATGACAGAGAAG TGGGTAGAGCTCCATGGAGATCGTGCTGGCTATGATGATCCAGCCATGGTGACTGGCATTGGGAGCATTGAAGGTAGAAGTTACCTCTTCATTGGTCATCAGAAAGGtagaaatacaaaagaaaacatcATGCGGAACTTTGCAATGCCAACCCCTCATGG CTACAGAAAGGCTTTGAGAATGATGAAATATGCTGATCATCATGGCTTCCCTATTGTTACATTTGTAGACACTCCAGGGGCTTTTGCTGATTTAAGATCTGAAGAGCTAGGTCAG GGTGAGGCCATAGCCTACAATTTAAGGGCAATGTTCGGGCTGAAAGTTCCAATCATAACGGTTGTAACTGGTGAAGGTGGTTCAGGAGGCGCTCTTGCCATTGGATGTGCAAACAAGTTGTTAATGTTGGAAAACTCAGCATTTTATGTTGCTAG TCCTGAAGCTTGTGCTGCAATATTATGGAAATCTTCACAAGCAGCTCCAAAG GCAGCTGAGAAGCTGAGGATCACAGCTCAGGAACATTACAGGCTCCGGATAGCGGATGGAATTATTCCT GAACCGCTCGGTGGTGCACATGCTGATCCTTTCTGGGCATCTCAACAGATTAAACATGCTATTCTCGATGCTATGGTG GAACTTGGAAGGATGAATTCTGAACAATTGCTTCACCAACGGATGCTTAAATTTCGTTATATTGGAGGTTTCCAAGAGGGAATACAGGTTGAACCTGAAAGGAAGCGCAACATGAAGCCATCCGAGGCTAACACACCGCCTGCTGATTTGGAATCAGAGCTTGCAAatcttaaaaagaaaattctagAAGCTAAGGGACCATCTGATCCTGTTACTATCCAAGTCCTTGAGAAGCTCCAAGAAGAGCTAGACAATGAAATGACTAAAGCATTCATAGCTATGGGCTTGGAGGATAAAGTTGAATCTCTTAAACTAGAGTTGCAAAGAGCTCCTATTCCGGATCAACCACTTAACAAGTCTTTGCAGGAGAAAGCCGATAAGATTATGCAAGAATTTAAGCAGAAGTTGTCACAACCTGGGGCGTATCTTGGTTTAAAGCAAAAACTTTACACCGTGAACATGGCTAGCAGGCTCATCGAGCTGAAGaacaaaagtgaaaaaataaaaactgaagtTAATCAGAAAATTCCAACAACTGTAAAAGCCAAGATAGACCGTTTAAAGACAGCTTCAGAAAAGCTAAGAAATGGGGATTCTTTGGATACAGATCTTGTAGAGGAAGTAGAGAAAGCTAAGAAAGAGCTGGAGGATGTTCTAAGATCAGCCAACCTGGAAATAGTCGGCACGCGCAAAAGGACAAATGTTGCTGTTCCTCCGGAATTGGAAGAGGAGGTGGCTAAGGTAAATGCAGAGATTAAAGAGGAGATGGAAAGAGCAGTGACTAGATCAGGTCTTAGCGAGAAGATTGAAGAGCTGAAGGCAGAGATTGTGAAGGACTCCAACTCAGAAAAGGTAATAGAGCTGGAAACTGAGATAAGGGAGGGTATTGCTGCTACCCTCAGTGTCACCCCAGTGAAGAAAAAGGTTGAAAGTTTGAGAGAAAAACTAGCATCACTCACCAAAGATGATGCGGAAAGTAAAGTGATCTTAGAAAATGGAAGATGGTGA
- the LOC125869324 gene encoding acetyl-coenzyme A carboxylase carboxyl transferase subunit alpha, chloroplastic-like isoform X2 → MWLLHDYGNRKVRRMAEDTGLDFTDQIYALEAKYQQALRDLYTHLTPIQRLQIARHPNRPTVLDHILNMTEKWVELHGDRAGYDDPAMVTGIGSIEGRSYLFIGHQKGRNTKENIMRNFAMPTPHGYRKALRMMKYADHHGFPIVTFVDTPGAFADLRSEELGQGEAIAYNLRAMFGLKVPIITVVTGEGGSGGALAIGCANKLLMLENSAFYVASPEACAAILWKSSQAAPKAAEKLRITAQEHYRLRIADGIIPEPLGGAHADPFWASQQIKHAILDAMVELGRMNSEQLLHQRMLKFRYIGGFQEGIQVEPERKRNMKPSEANTPPADLESELANLKKKILEAKGPSDPVTIQVLEKLQEELDNEMTKAFIAMGLEDKVESLKLELQRAPIPDQPLNKSLQEKADKIMQEFKQKLSQPGAYLGLKQKLYTVNMASRLIELKNKSEKIKTEVNQKIPTTVKAKIDRLKTASEKLRNGDSLDTDLVEEVEKAKKELEDVLRSANLEIVGTRKRTNVAVPPELEEEVAKVNAEIKEEMERAVTRSGLSEKIEELKAEIVKDSNSEKVIELETEIREGIAATLSVTPVKKKVESLREKLASLTKDDAESKVILENGRW, encoded by the exons ATGTGGCTACTTCATGATTATGGCAATAGAAAG GTACGTAGAATGGCCGAAGACACTGGACTAGATTTCACTGATCAGATTTATGCTTTGGAAGCTAAGTATCAACAG GCCCTGAGGGATTTGTACACTCATTTGACACCCATCCAACGGCTCCAAATTGCTCGACACCCTAATAGACCAACTGTTCTAGATCATATACTAAATATGACAGAGAAG TGGGTAGAGCTCCATGGAGATCGTGCTGGCTATGATGATCCAGCCATGGTGACTGGCATTGGGAGCATTGAAGGTAGAAGTTACCTCTTCATTGGTCATCAGAAAGGtagaaatacaaaagaaaacatcATGCGGAACTTTGCAATGCCAACCCCTCATGG CTACAGAAAGGCTTTGAGAATGATGAAATATGCTGATCATCATGGCTTCCCTATTGTTACATTTGTAGACACTCCAGGGGCTTTTGCTGATTTAAGATCTGAAGAGCTAGGTCAG GGTGAGGCCATAGCCTACAATTTAAGGGCAATGTTCGGGCTGAAAGTTCCAATCATAACGGTTGTAACTGGTGAAGGTGGTTCAGGAGGCGCTCTTGCCATTGGATGTGCAAACAAGTTGTTAATGTTGGAAAACTCAGCATTTTATGTTGCTAG TCCTGAAGCTTGTGCTGCAATATTATGGAAATCTTCACAAGCAGCTCCAAAG GCAGCTGAGAAGCTGAGGATCACAGCTCAGGAACATTACAGGCTCCGGATAGCGGATGGAATTATTCCT GAACCGCTCGGTGGTGCACATGCTGATCCTTTCTGGGCATCTCAACAGATTAAACATGCTATTCTCGATGCTATGGTG GAACTTGGAAGGATGAATTCTGAACAATTGCTTCACCAACGGATGCTTAAATTTCGTTATATTGGAGGTTTCCAAGAGGGAATACAGGTTGAACCTGAAAGGAAGCGCAACATGAAGCCATCCGAGGCTAACACACCGCCTGCTGATTTGGAATCAGAGCTTGCAAatcttaaaaagaaaattctagAAGCTAAGGGACCATCTGATCCTGTTACTATCCAAGTCCTTGAGAAGCTCCAAGAAGAGCTAGACAATGAAATGACTAAAGCATTCATAGCTATGGGCTTGGAGGATAAAGTTGAATCTCTTAAACTAGAGTTGCAAAGAGCTCCTATTCCGGATCAACCACTTAACAAGTCTTTGCAGGAGAAAGCCGATAAGATTATGCAAGAATTTAAGCAGAAGTTGTCACAACCTGGGGCGTATCTTGGTTTAAAGCAAAAACTTTACACCGTGAACATGGCTAGCAGGCTCATCGAGCTGAAGaacaaaagtgaaaaaataaaaactgaagtTAATCAGAAAATTCCAACAACTGTAAAAGCCAAGATAGACCGTTTAAAGACAGCTTCAGAAAAGCTAAGAAATGGGGATTCTTTGGATACAGATCTTGTAGAGGAAGTAGAGAAAGCTAAGAAAGAGCTGGAGGATGTTCTAAGATCAGCCAACCTGGAAATAGTCGGCACGCGCAAAAGGACAAATGTTGCTGTTCCTCCGGAATTGGAAGAGGAGGTGGCTAAGGTAAATGCAGAGATTAAAGAGGAGATGGAAAGAGCAGTGACTAGATCAGGTCTTAGCGAGAAGATTGAAGAGCTGAAGGCAGAGATTGTGAAGGACTCCAACTCAGAAAAGGTAATAGAGCTGGAAACTGAGATAAGGGAGGGTATTGCTGCTACCCTCAGTGTCACCCCAGTGAAGAAAAAGGTTGAAAGTTTGAGAGAAAAACTAGCATCACTCACCAAAGATGATGCGGAAAGTAAAGTGATCTTAGAAAATGGAAGATGGTGA
- the LOC125874622 gene encoding uncharacterized protein LOC125874622 isoform X1 — MEELGVDTPVSYDCEIRLRVNPQRRKEKVYVGCGAGFGGDRPIAALKLLQRVRELDYLVLECLAERTLAERYQAMKCGGEGYDPRIPEWMQLLLPLAVENGVCIITNMGANDPFGARDEVLRLASGLGISITVGLAHQVAVVRSDLEEHLKHVDDVSVYLGAAPIVECLQNFRPNVIITSRVADASLFLAPMVYELGWNWNDLHLLAQGSLAGHLLECGCQLTGGYYMHPGDKYRDISLQDLLDLSLPFAEVSFDGKVCVAKAESSGGVLNPSTCAEQLLYEVGNPSSYITPDVVVDFQDVSFQTLASSKVLCAGAKPSASAPNNLLLLASKDKGWKGWGEISYGGYQCVKRAKAADFLVRSWMEEVYPSISKHIVSYIIGLDSLKAASIDEDLPRDSQDIRLRMDGLFENKDQAIHFTKEFIALYTNGPAGGGGISTGHKKEIILEKALVKRKDVQWHMTATRNKIMQSDDLVSPKNIIETSSFHESVLQSLTMETTLNHKEGSLQIELISPAPHDRKIPLYDFAHSRAGDKGDDINFSLIPYFPPDIERLKKIVTQEWVKKVVSSLLNPSSFPTSDDIERRDKWVSEHVEVEIYEVRGIHSLNIVVRNILDGGVNCSRRIDRHGKTLSDLILCQKVLLPL; from the exons ATGGAAGAACTAGGTGTTGATACACCTGTGAGTTATGACTGTGAGATCAGActg AGGGTGAATCCTCAAAGGCGAAAGGAAAAGGTTTATGTAGGTTGTGGTGCTGGATTTGGAGGTGATCGACCAATAGCAGCGTTAAAGCTACTTCAGAGGGTGAGGGAGTTGGATTATTTAGTGCTGGAATGCCTAGCAGAGCGTACCCTGGCTGAGCGGTATCAGGCCATGAAATGTGGTGGCGAGGGTTATGATCCCCGTA TCCCAGAGTGGATGCAACTGCTCTTACCTTTGGCTGTGGAGAATGGAGTTTGCATTATTACAAACATGGGTGCAA ATGATCCATTTGGCGCTCGGGATGAAGTTTTACGACTTGCAAGCGGACTGGGCATCTCTATAACTGTTGGTCTGGCTCATCAAGTTGCGGTAGTCAGATCAG ATTTGGAGGAGCACCTTAAACATGTTGAT GATGTTAGTGTGTATCTAGGAGCAGCTCCTATTGTTGAATGTCTTCAGAATTTCAGACCGAATGTAATTATTACTTCTCGAGTTGCTGATGCCTCCTTATTCTTAGCCCCAATG GTGTATGAGCTCGGTTGGAACTGGAATGACTTGCACCTGCTTGCCCAAGGTTCACTGGCTGGCCATCTGCTAGAATGTGGTTGCCAACTTACTGGAGGATACTATATGCATCCAG GAGATAAATACCGTGATATATCTCTGCAAGATCTCCTAGATTTATCTCTTCCTTTTGCGGAAGTTAGCTTTGATGGGAAAGTATGTGTAGCAAAGGCGGAAAGCAGTGGTGGGGTTTTGAATCCCTCCACGTGTGCTGAGCAGCTTCTGTATGAAGTGGGGAATCCTAGTAGCTACATAACCCCAGACGTG GTTGTAGATTTTCAAGATGTTTCATTTCAGACATTAGCAAGCAGTAAAGTTCTCTGTGCTGGGGCAAAGCCATCTGCATCAGCTCCTAATAATCTGTTGCTGCTGGCCTCCAAG GACAAGGGGTGGAAGGGCTGGGGAGAGATATCCTATGGTGGATATCAGTGTGTTAAACGTGCTAAAGCTGCTGATTTTTTG gtAAGATCATGGATGGAAGAAGTATACCCTAGCATAAGCAAACATATAGTTTCATATATCATTGGTCTGGATAGCCTGAAAGCTGCCAGCATAGATGAAGATTTGCCAAGGGATAGTCAAGATATTAGATTACGAATGGATGGTTTATTTGAGAACAAGGATCAAGCAATCCACTTTACAAAAGAGTTCATAGCATTATATACAAATGGACCTGCTGGTGGTGGCGGTATCAG CACTGGACACAAAAAAGAGATCATTCTTGAGAAAGCACTG GTAAAACGTAAAGATGTTCAGTGGCATATGACAGcaacaagaaataaaattatgcaATCAGATGATCTGGTTAGCCCTAAAAACATAATAGAGACCAGTTCATTCCATGAGTCAGTCTTGCAATCACTTACAATGGAAACTACTTTGAATCACAAAGAAGGTTCACTGCAAATTGAGCTGATCTCCCCTGCTCCACATGACAGGAAGATTCCTCTTTATGATTTTGCACATAGCAGAGCTGGTGATAAAGGGGATGATATAAACTTTTCCCTTATCCCATATTTTCCTCCAGATATTGAAAGGCTTAAGAAGATTGTAACTCAAGAATGGGTGAAAAAAGTTGTCTCAAGTCTTCTTAATCCCTCTTCATTTCCCACTTCTGATGATATTGAACGAAGAGACAAATGGGTCAGTGAACATGTTGAAGTGGAGATTTATGAAGTCAGGGGGATCCATTCTTTGAATATAGTGGTTCGTAATATCCTAGATGGAGGTGTGAACTGCTCAAGGAGAATCGATAGGCATGGAAAGACTCTCTCTGATCTCATATTGTGCCAGAAAGTATTATTGCCTCTGTAA
- the LOC125874622 gene encoding uncharacterized protein LOC125874622 isoform X2: MIPVFGIVPEWMQLLLPLAVENGVCIITNMGANDPFGARDEVLRLASGLGISITVGLAHQVAVVRSDLEEHLKHVDDVSVYLGAAPIVECLQNFRPNVIITSRVADASLFLAPMVYELGWNWNDLHLLAQGSLAGHLLECGCQLTGGYYMHPGDKYRDISLQDLLDLSLPFAEVSFDGKVCVAKAESSGGVLNPSTCAEQLLYEVGNPSSYITPDVVVDFQDVSFQTLASSKVLCAGAKPSASAPNNLLLLASKDKGWKGWGEISYGGYQCVKRAKAADFLVRSWMEEVYPSISKHIVSYIIGLDSLKAASIDEDLPRDSQDIRLRMDGLFENKDQAIHFTKEFIALYTNGPAGGGGISTGHKKEIILEKALVKRKDVQWHMTATRNKIMQSDDLVSPKNIIETSSFHESVLQSLTMETTLNHKEGSLQIELISPAPHDRKIPLYDFAHSRAGDKGDDINFSLIPYFPPDIERLKKIVTQEWVKKVVSSLLNPSSFPTSDDIERRDKWVSEHVEVEIYEVRGIHSLNIVVRNILDGGVNCSRRIDRHGKTLSDLILCQKVLLPL; encoded by the exons ATGATCCCCGTA TTTGGTATAGTCCCAGAGTGGATGCAACTGCTCTTACCTTTGGCTGTGGAGAATGGAGTTTGCATTATTACAAACATGGGTGCAA ATGATCCATTTGGCGCTCGGGATGAAGTTTTACGACTTGCAAGCGGACTGGGCATCTCTATAACTGTTGGTCTGGCTCATCAAGTTGCGGTAGTCAGATCAG ATTTGGAGGAGCACCTTAAACATGTTGAT GATGTTAGTGTGTATCTAGGAGCAGCTCCTATTGTTGAATGTCTTCAGAATTTCAGACCGAATGTAATTATTACTTCTCGAGTTGCTGATGCCTCCTTATTCTTAGCCCCAATG GTGTATGAGCTCGGTTGGAACTGGAATGACTTGCACCTGCTTGCCCAAGGTTCACTGGCTGGCCATCTGCTAGAATGTGGTTGCCAACTTACTGGAGGATACTATATGCATCCAG GAGATAAATACCGTGATATATCTCTGCAAGATCTCCTAGATTTATCTCTTCCTTTTGCGGAAGTTAGCTTTGATGGGAAAGTATGTGTAGCAAAGGCGGAAAGCAGTGGTGGGGTTTTGAATCCCTCCACGTGTGCTGAGCAGCTTCTGTATGAAGTGGGGAATCCTAGTAGCTACATAACCCCAGACGTG GTTGTAGATTTTCAAGATGTTTCATTTCAGACATTAGCAAGCAGTAAAGTTCTCTGTGCTGGGGCAAAGCCATCTGCATCAGCTCCTAATAATCTGTTGCTGCTGGCCTCCAAG GACAAGGGGTGGAAGGGCTGGGGAGAGATATCCTATGGTGGATATCAGTGTGTTAAACGTGCTAAAGCTGCTGATTTTTTG gtAAGATCATGGATGGAAGAAGTATACCCTAGCATAAGCAAACATATAGTTTCATATATCATTGGTCTGGATAGCCTGAAAGCTGCCAGCATAGATGAAGATTTGCCAAGGGATAGTCAAGATATTAGATTACGAATGGATGGTTTATTTGAGAACAAGGATCAAGCAATCCACTTTACAAAAGAGTTCATAGCATTATATACAAATGGACCTGCTGGTGGTGGCGGTATCAG CACTGGACACAAAAAAGAGATCATTCTTGAGAAAGCACTG GTAAAACGTAAAGATGTTCAGTGGCATATGACAGcaacaagaaataaaattatgcaATCAGATGATCTGGTTAGCCCTAAAAACATAATAGAGACCAGTTCATTCCATGAGTCAGTCTTGCAATCACTTACAATGGAAACTACTTTGAATCACAAAGAAGGTTCACTGCAAATTGAGCTGATCTCCCCTGCTCCACATGACAGGAAGATTCCTCTTTATGATTTTGCACATAGCAGAGCTGGTGATAAAGGGGATGATATAAACTTTTCCCTTATCCCATATTTTCCTCCAGATATTGAAAGGCTTAAGAAGATTGTAACTCAAGAATGGGTGAAAAAAGTTGTCTCAAGTCTTCTTAATCCCTCTTCATTTCCCACTTCTGATGATATTGAACGAAGAGACAAATGGGTCAGTGAACATGTTGAAGTGGAGATTTATGAAGTCAGGGGGATCCATTCTTTGAATATAGTGGTTCGTAATATCCTAGATGGAGGTGTGAACTGCTCAAGGAGAATCGATAGGCATGGAAAGACTCTCTCTGATCTCATATTGTGCCAGAAAGTATTATTGCCTCTGTAA
- the LOC125874622 gene encoding uncharacterized protein LOC125874622 isoform X3, which produces MQLLLPLAVENGVCIITNMGANDPFGARDEVLRLASGLGISITVGLAHQVAVVRSDLEEHLKHVDDVSVYLGAAPIVECLQNFRPNVIITSRVADASLFLAPMVYELGWNWNDLHLLAQGSLAGHLLECGCQLTGGYYMHPGDKYRDISLQDLLDLSLPFAEVSFDGKVCVAKAESSGGVLNPSTCAEQLLYEVGNPSSYITPDVVVDFQDVSFQTLASSKVLCAGAKPSASAPNNLLLLASKDKGWKGWGEISYGGYQCVKRAKAADFLVRSWMEEVYPSISKHIVSYIIGLDSLKAASIDEDLPRDSQDIRLRMDGLFENKDQAIHFTKEFIALYTNGPAGGGGISTGHKKEIILEKALVKRKDVQWHMTATRNKIMQSDDLVSPKNIIETSSFHESVLQSLTMETTLNHKEGSLQIELISPAPHDRKIPLYDFAHSRAGDKGDDINFSLIPYFPPDIERLKKIVTQEWVKKVVSSLLNPSSFPTSDDIERRDKWVSEHVEVEIYEVRGIHSLNIVVRNILDGGVNCSRRIDRHGKTLSDLILCQKVLLPL; this is translated from the exons ATGCAACTGCTCTTACCTTTGGCTGTGGAGAATGGAGTTTGCATTATTACAAACATGGGTGCAA ATGATCCATTTGGCGCTCGGGATGAAGTTTTACGACTTGCAAGCGGACTGGGCATCTCTATAACTGTTGGTCTGGCTCATCAAGTTGCGGTAGTCAGATCAG ATTTGGAGGAGCACCTTAAACATGTTGAT GATGTTAGTGTGTATCTAGGAGCAGCTCCTATTGTTGAATGTCTTCAGAATTTCAGACCGAATGTAATTATTACTTCTCGAGTTGCTGATGCCTCCTTATTCTTAGCCCCAATG GTGTATGAGCTCGGTTGGAACTGGAATGACTTGCACCTGCTTGCCCAAGGTTCACTGGCTGGCCATCTGCTAGAATGTGGTTGCCAACTTACTGGAGGATACTATATGCATCCAG GAGATAAATACCGTGATATATCTCTGCAAGATCTCCTAGATTTATCTCTTCCTTTTGCGGAAGTTAGCTTTGATGGGAAAGTATGTGTAGCAAAGGCGGAAAGCAGTGGTGGGGTTTTGAATCCCTCCACGTGTGCTGAGCAGCTTCTGTATGAAGTGGGGAATCCTAGTAGCTACATAACCCCAGACGTG GTTGTAGATTTTCAAGATGTTTCATTTCAGACATTAGCAAGCAGTAAAGTTCTCTGTGCTGGGGCAAAGCCATCTGCATCAGCTCCTAATAATCTGTTGCTGCTGGCCTCCAAG GACAAGGGGTGGAAGGGCTGGGGAGAGATATCCTATGGTGGATATCAGTGTGTTAAACGTGCTAAAGCTGCTGATTTTTTG gtAAGATCATGGATGGAAGAAGTATACCCTAGCATAAGCAAACATATAGTTTCATATATCATTGGTCTGGATAGCCTGAAAGCTGCCAGCATAGATGAAGATTTGCCAAGGGATAGTCAAGATATTAGATTACGAATGGATGGTTTATTTGAGAACAAGGATCAAGCAATCCACTTTACAAAAGAGTTCATAGCATTATATACAAATGGACCTGCTGGTGGTGGCGGTATCAG CACTGGACACAAAAAAGAGATCATTCTTGAGAAAGCACTG GTAAAACGTAAAGATGTTCAGTGGCATATGACAGcaacaagaaataaaattatgcaATCAGATGATCTGGTTAGCCCTAAAAACATAATAGAGACCAGTTCATTCCATGAGTCAGTCTTGCAATCACTTACAATGGAAACTACTTTGAATCACAAAGAAGGTTCACTGCAAATTGAGCTGATCTCCCCTGCTCCACATGACAGGAAGATTCCTCTTTATGATTTTGCACATAGCAGAGCTGGTGATAAAGGGGATGATATAAACTTTTCCCTTATCCCATATTTTCCTCCAGATATTGAAAGGCTTAAGAAGATTGTAACTCAAGAATGGGTGAAAAAAGTTGTCTCAAGTCTTCTTAATCCCTCTTCATTTCCCACTTCTGATGATATTGAACGAAGAGACAAATGGGTCAGTGAACATGTTGAAGTGGAGATTTATGAAGTCAGGGGGATCCATTCTTTGAATATAGTGGTTCGTAATATCCTAGATGGAGGTGTGAACTGCTCAAGGAGAATCGATAGGCATGGAAAGACTCTCTCTGATCTCATATTGTGCCAGAAAGTATTATTGCCTCTGTAA